The Trichoderma asperellum chromosome 6, complete sequence region CTGCTCggagaagcgcaagaagtGGAGGAGATCAACTGGATCGCGCCCTGCCCTTCGCCTTCAAATCCCAACACCATCGCCCTAGGCGCCAACGACGGCTCTGTCTGGGTCTACACAATTGATCCCTCCGATTCCTCCAACCCTCTCCAGATCGTTCAGTCCTATTTCCTGCACACAGCCTCTTGCACGGCCGGAGCGTGGACTGCTGATGGTCAGCTACTGGCTACAGTTTCCGAAGACAGCAGCTTATACGTCTGGGATGTATGGGGGCAGGCAGCTGCCCAGGGTCTTGCCAACGATAATGGCATGACAGTAGTATCACTGACGGGCGAAGATCAACGGTTCGAGGTTGAGGGTGGCTTGTactccatcgccatcgaccCCAAGGGCAACTTTGTCGCAACTGGTGGTGCCGGCGGTGCCATCAAGATTGTTTCTCTCCCCCGTCTCACAACCGCGGCTCCGGCCAGATCACAAGGTCGAGGCGGCAAATCTGCCGCTGACCCCAGCACCGGTGGACAAATTCTTGCCTCGCTGCACGCCCAGACCGACAGCGTTGAATCACTTGCTATATCAGTTGCTTCAACGAGCCCGCCCACTATCCTGCTCGCTGCCGGCTCCGTAGATGGCTCAATCACCGTCTTCGACGCCACACGTCGCTTTGCCATCAGAAAGAACCTCGTCGGAGCTCATGAAGAGCACTCCGTTGTCAAGCTCGAATTTGTGCCCAACTCATGGCTGCTTACAAGCTGCGGCATGGATGGCGTCGTGCGAAGATGGGACCTGCGCGTCAGTGGAACAACGGGCAATGCTGAAGGAGGAGCTTCTGGCTTGTTGAAGGAGTGGAGAGGCCACAGGGGTGATGGTGAGGGAGGTGGTGTGCTAGGATTTGTCCAGGGACAGACGGGCGAGAGAGTGGTAActgctggtgatgatggtgtttCATTGGTTTTCGAGGCATAATTGGAATATATACACACTGGTGGCCGTGGATAGGATATGAATGAAAACATGCGTGCCATTTTACCTGGCCGCTTTGATGAACTGATAacttttccttttcgttctctctttcttataAACAAGTGATcatactcttttattttcttagtttagaataaattctatatattttacatATCTACCGTTATGAGGAATTATCATCAATCTTTCACGCGCAGCGACAGAATTTATTTGCATTTGAGTGACTGCTTTTAATGCAATAAGCGATCTTGGTGATCTCATATGTTTACAGAGCACCTAAAGCAGACGCAGTCTTATCGATTGTGTCCGGGGTTACTTTCTTCCCACAGCTGCGCAGGTGGGGTCAGACAAGCTAGGCTAGGATTACATACGCTGAGGACGTCAGGCAGGTGCCTCTTGCGTTACCCACAGCAGCCTTGCCCATTAGTAGTATCAAACCGAACAAccaccatcttcattctaACCAGCCATTCCCAATTACCGACAAAATACGCTAAATCCGAGATACAATAACTCCCTCTTCAATTCCCTTCCCT contains the following coding sequences:
- a CDS encoding uncharacterized protein (BUSCO:EOG092D2OL5) → MSASNHPEDEMDDNLLDAEEVGEEIANEDDLAMDSDNEELILHNDSIAFFDLAQDSLFAIAQHPVHPSLIAVGGSAGEAEDAPGAGWLFDSSAAQSRPVLPASFASDPSAQQPQTTQLESLYSLQGHTDSINTLAWTLPQGEVLVSGGLDGRIKAWKTDVQPSSGLKVSLLGEAQEVEEINWIAPCPSPSNPNTIALGANDGSVWVYTIDPSDSSNPLQIVQSYFLHTASCTAGAWTADGQLLATVSEDSSLYVWDVWGQAAAQGLANDNGMTVVSLTGEDQRFEVEGGLYSIAIDPKGNFVATGGAGGAIKIVSLPRLTTAAPARSQGRGGKSAADPSTGGQILASLHAQTDSVESLAISVASTSPPTILLAAGSVDGSITVFDATRRFAIRKNLVGAHEEHSVVKLEFVPNSWLLTSCGMDGVVRRWDLRVSGTTGNAEGGASGLLKEWRGHRGDGEGGGVLGFVQGQTGERVVTAGDDGVSLVFEA